The genomic DNA AAAATATGTCGCAATACATAAGGAATCGAAAAGAATTTTATTCGAAATATCCGAATTTTTGGTCGGATTTATATGAATGTGAATATAGTTTGTTTCATGTTTTCTCTATAACAAATGAGACTATGAAACAATTACAGTTAGCAACTGAACGAATGGGGAAAATATTTTTTAAGACTGCTAGACTTCTGCGCAATTTAAGCGACGAACAGCTTATTGAACTCGGGTTTCCTCCTGCAAGCTTATCGTTCATTAGAATGAAAGGATTATATCCTGAATCTGTTATTTCGCGGTTTGATTTCGTTTTAACAGATGATAACCAAATTAAAATGCTCGAATTTAATAGTGATACACCAACTTTTATTATGGAATGCTTTCAAATGAATGGGAAAGTTTGCGAGCAACTAGGCTATGATGATCCAAACTCGGATCAAGAACGACTACTATCTTCTGGTGTTACAAAAGCTGTTATGGAAGCGACAAAGGGAATAGACAACCCAAATGTTGTTTTTACAGCACATCATGAACATATTGAGGATTGGAATACGACTGTGTATTTGAGTCAATTATGCCATGTTGAAAATAAAGTAGTGCCAATGTCAGAACTTAGAATTACAAAAGATGCTTTAGTGGATAGGGATGGGGTACAGATTGATGTGTTATATCGCCAAACATATCCGATAGAAGATTTAATTGAGGATCAAGATCCTGAAACAGGAGATTTGGTAGGTGTGGAACTGTTGGAACTTGTAAAAGCCGGAAAGCTTTTTATAATCAATCCATTGTCAGCAGTTTTACTTCAGCCTAAATCAGTTCAGTGTCTTATTTGGGGATTAGCAGAAGAAGAGGCTTTTTATACAAATGAGGAACAACAGTGGATTAAAGAATATATGTTACCTACATACTTAGAACCAGATTTATTTTTAGGAAAAGATTCTTTCGTTCAAAAACCTTCATTTGGTAGAGAAGGAGACACAATTACCATTCGTGATAAGAA from Bacillus basilensis includes the following:
- a CDS encoding glutathionylspermidine synthase family protein — its product is MSQYIRNRKEFYSKYPNFWSDLYECEYSLFHVFSITNETMKQLQLATERMGKIFFKTARLLRNLSDEQLIELGFPPASLSFIRMKGLYPESVISRFDFVLTDDNQIKMLEFNSDTPTFIMECFQMNGKVCEQLGYDDPNSDQERLLSSGVTKAVMEATKGIDNPNVVFTAHHEHIEDWNTTVYLSQLCHVENKVVPMSELRITKDALVDRDGVQIDVLYRQTYPIEDLIEDQDPETGDLVGVELLELVKAGKLFIINPLSAVLLQPKSVQCLIWGLAEEEAFYTNEEQQWIKEYMLPTYLEPDLFLGKDSFVQKPSFGREGDTITIRDKNEHIMLQNAHQTYKASLPIFQKYTILPVVSLETEKGIEKLSYVFGSFLIAGKASSIGIRAGEKITGNESYYLPVGIKKEESI